Part of the Pseudomonas abietaniphila genome is shown below.
AGAGGTCTTCGGCGTCCTTCATCGGGAAGCGCTTGAGCACCAGCAACACACGGTTGGCCAGCCGCGACCACAAACACAGCCGGTAGGCGGTTTCCATGTCGGCGCTGCCGCGGATGGTCGATGTGTGTTCGCGGGTTTCCTGGAGGCCAAGTGCAGTGGCTTCCTCAGCGAGCAGGCCTTCGAGGCCTTTGGGACAGGTGAGGAAAAGTTCGTAACGGTCCGACATGAGTATTCCAGAGCCTTGGCTATGAGTGGCTGGACAACGCATTGTCCAGCCCGATTCAAACAGGCGCCTTTCATGGAGAACGCCTGCGTGGCACACACATTGTGCCGATCCACCACACCGATACATTTCGAGTGAGGCAGCAGTGAGGCAGCTATGCCCGCCCGCATGGCGGGCCGACATTCTGATATTAAAAAACCACTATTCAGCCCGACGACGCCAGTAATAAAAAGTCACATCACTGACCCTTCGTCGTTTTAAATCTGACGTCAATCAGCCATCAGACGTACATGAGAACCACTCGCGAATTTCATGAAGACCCCCGAATCAGGGCGTCTGGCGAAAAAAACACCCTTGGAGCTGCTCGTTGCTTATGGTCTTAATGCCTCAACGGTTACGTTCTTATGACAAAACGATCATTCACAGCGTCCCATGCATTGGTTAGAAATCAACTCAGGTTGTCGTCGCAACGACGACAGCATCTGGCCCGCGACGCCGGCAGCGGGCCTGCAAAGGCAGAAGATTTCTGCCTGACCTCGACTCGAGGTCTCCAAGGACATAACAGTCAACAAACGAGGGCAACACCCTATGAGAAGACTTAAGCGTGATCCGTTGGAAAGAGCTTTTTCGCGCGGATATCAATACGGCGTAACTGGTAAATCCCGTGAGCTTTGCCCATTTACTCTACCGTCGGTACGTCAAGCCTGGATCAACGGCTGGCGAGAAGGACGAGGCGACAACTGGGACGGTATGACCGGCACTGCGGGTATACACAGGCTCAACGAACTTCACGCGGTCGGCTGACACTTAACTACCAAAGGGACATTCCGACTTTTTTAAGGTTTCTTCAGGAATTCGACAACTAGATTCGCTTCACCTTAACCATGCACGTCCCATCCGGACGGCGGGCTAAAGCCCAAGAGGGGTTCCAGTCGGAACCCCTCTTTTTGTTTCGGCATTCAAGCGTGTCAGCACAAGCTATTTCGGCATCGCAGCGATGGCGTCCACCGACTCGCGGATCAGCGCCGGGCCTTTGTAGATAAACCCTGAATAAATCTGCACCAGACTTGCCCCCGCTGCGATTTTTTCCGCTGCGTGCTTGCCCTCGGTAATGCCGCCCGCCGCGATGATCGGCAACTTGCCGCCCAGCTCACTGGCCAGCACCTTGACGATGTGCGTGCTTTTCTCCCGCACGGGCGCACCCGACAGACCGCCCGCCTCGTCACCGTGTGGCAGTCCTTCGACGCCTACGCGGCTCAATGTGGTGTTGGTGGCAATCACCGCGTCCATGCCCGACTCCAGCAGCGCGCTGGCGACCAATACCGTTTCTTCGTCGCTCATGTCCGGGGCGATCTTGATGGCCAGCGGCACGCGCTTGCCATGCGCCAGCGTCAAGGCTTCCTGGCGCACACGCAGCGCTTCGAGCAACTGTTTGAGCGAATCACCGAATTGCAGGCTACGCAGGCCTGGGGTGTTCGGCGAACTGACGTTGACGGTGATATAGCTGGCGTGGGTGTAAACCTTGTCGAGACAGATCAGGTAGTCGTCGACTGCGCGCTCGACCGGGGTGTCGAAGTTCTTGCCGATATTGATGCCCAGCACGCCGTTGTATTGGGCGGCCTGCACGCGACTGATCAGGTTGTCGACGCCCAGGTTGTTGAAACCCATGCGGTTGATGATGGCCTCGGCATGGGGCAGACGGAAAATCCGTGGCTTGGGATTGCCCGGCTGCGGACGCGGCGTCACAGTGCCGATTTCAACGAAACCGAAACCCAACTGAGCGAACCCGTCGATGGCCGCACCGTTCTTGTCCAGCCCGGCGGCAAGCCCGACCGGGTTTGGAAACTGCAAGCCCATGACCGTCACCGGCAACCGCACAGGCGCCTTGGTGAGCAGGCCATTGAGCCCCAGACGACCGCCCGCGCCGATCAGGTCGATGGACAGATCGTGGGACGTTTCCGGGGAAAGTTTGAACAGTAACTGGCGGGCCAGGTTATACATGGGCGGGCGCGGCTCGTTGAGGCTGAAGTCAGCGGCGGATTATAGACGCGCGCAGGGGTGAAGCGCGAGGCATGTCGAGCACTTTGCTCAACGCTCGGCGACTCACTGGCATATGGCTTGCTTGAGTCGGTTATCGAACTCGCTCCAACGGCGGAGAGAGTGATCGGACAATGGCGTCGTTTTCGTCCCGGTTATGGCCAGGATGAGGCGACGTTTTTTATGGAAGACCGCCAGCCTCTGCGCGCACGTCGGTCTTCAGGCGGAACCGAAAACCATGAACGACACCCTTGATACACCACTGGCCTGGGTCAATGGCAGCGACGCCCCGGAACTGACCACCATCGACGTGGGCTTCATGGCGCTCACCGACGCCGCTTCGCTGATCATCGCCGCGACGCAGGGCTTTGCTCAACCGTATGGTCTGAACATCAACTTGCACCGGCAACCGTCCTGGGCGAGCCTGCGCGACAAACTGGTCAGTGGCGAACTGCACGCCGCACACAGCCTTTACGGTCTGGTGTATGCCGCACAGCTGGGGATTGGCGGGCCCGCGAAGGACATGGCGGTTTTGATGGGTCTGAATCAAAACGGCCAAAGCATCAATCTCTCCCGGGCGCTGCAAGAACAAAGCGTGACCACTCCTGAAGCGCTGGACCGTCGTACGCACCAAAGCGGAACAAAACTCACCTTTGCGCAGACGTTTCCGACCGGCAATCACGCCATGTGGTTGTATTACTGGCTCGCCAGTCAGGGGATTCACCCCTTGCAGGACGTCGACAGCGTGGTCGTCCCGCCGCCACAGATGGTCGAACACCTCAAGGCGCAACGCATCGACGGCTTTTGTGTCGGTGAGCCGTGGGGCGCCAGCGCCGTCAGCCAGAATCTGGGCTTCACCCTGGCGACCACCCAGGCCATCTGGCCGGATCACCCTGAAAAGGTGCTCGGCTGCAGCCTGGAGTTCGTGCAGCGATACCCCAATACCTCGCGCGCCCTGGTCATGGCCGTGCTGGAGGCCAGCCGATTCATCGAAGAAAGCCCGGAAAATCGACGCAGTACCGCGCATATGCTCAGCGGCAGCGATTATGTGAACGCCGCCGTCGAGGACATCGAAGGGCGTTTGCTGGGCCAGTACAGCGACGGCCTTGGCAACGATTGGCAGGATCACCATGCCGCGAGCTTCCACCGTAACGGCGAGGTGAACATGCCTTACCTTTCCGACGGCATGTGGTTCATGACCCAGTTCCGCCGCTGGGGCCTGCTGCGCGAGGATCCGGATTACCTCAACGTCGCCCGGCAGGTACAGCAGCTTGCGCTCTATCGCCAGGCAGCCGAGGCACTGAACATCCCCGTGCCCGCCCAGGCGATGCGCAGCAGCCAGCTCATCGACGGCAAGGTCTGGGACGGCAGCGACCCGGTGGGTTATGCCCATGGTTTCAAACTGCACGCGCTGGCCGATACCGTGCCTGCCTCCATCGATCACTGAAGGGAGACGCAATCATGCTGCGAATCCTGTTGATCAACGACACCCCCAAGAAAGTCGGACGCTTGAAGGCCGCGCTCAGCGAGGCCGGCTTCGAGGTGATCGACGAGTCCGGGCTGATCATCGATCTGCCGGAGCGCGTGCAGGCGGTGCGTCCGGACGTGATTCTGATCGACACCGAGTCGCCGGGACGGGACGTACTGGAGCAAGTCGTGCTGATTACCCGCGACCTGCCCCGCCCGATCGTGATGTTCACCGATGAGCACGACCCCGGCGTCATGCGCCAGGCCATCAAGTCCGGGGTCAGCGCCTACATTGTCGAAGGCATTCACGCACAGCGCCTGCAGCCCATTCTCGACGTGGCCATGGCACGCTTCGAGAGCGATCAGGACCTGCGCGCGCAGCTTCAGGCGCGTGACCAGCAGTTGGCCGAGCGCAAGCGCATCGAAACCGCCAAAGGCCTGCTGATGAAGATGAAGAGTTGCACCGAGGACGAGGCCTACACGCTCATGCGCCGTCAGGCCATGAGCCGGCAGCAGAAGCTGGTGCAAGTGGCGGAGCAGATTATCGCCATGAGTGAGCTGCTGGGTTAACGGATGGCCCACGTTTTGCTACGTAGTTTGCACAGGTAGCCAACGGCGGTTGCCCCACTTTCGACAAAGACGTCGCACACCCTTTCGCACAGCGCGAACAGGGTTGCGACGTTTTTTCGTTTTGGCCCCCAGAAAACGGGCCGGGTGGAGCGCCGGGTTGGTGCTTCACCTGCAAGACCTGACCCGTGACGGTGCGAGCGACAGCCGCTCCAGCAACGATTTCCTGCAGATGAGGTGTTAGATGAATACAAGCTTCTGGAAAGCCGGCCATAAACCCACGCTGTTCGCAGCCTTCCTCTACTTCGACTTGAGCTTCATGGTCTGGTACCTGCTCGGCCCGCTGGCCGTGCAGATCGCCACAGACCTTCACCTCACCACGCAACAACGCGGCCTGATGGTCGCCACCCCGATCCTGGCGGGCGCATTCCTGCGGTTTTTGATGGGCATGCTCGCCGATCAGCTGTCACCCAAGACGGCCGGCATCATCGGCCAGATCATCGTCATCGCTGCTCTGCTTTGCGCCTGGCAACTGGGCATTCACAGCTATGAGCAAGCGTTGTTGCTGGGCGTGTTCCTGGGCATGGCCGGTGCCTCGTTTGCCGTGGCCCTGCCGCTGGCGTCGCAATGGTACCCGCCGCAGCACCAGGGCAAGGCGATGGGTATCGCAGGTGCAGGTAACTCCGGCACGGTGTTCGCCGCCCTGATCGCACCGGTCTTGGCTGCCAGCTTTGGCTGGAGCAATGTGTTCGGCTTCGCGGTCGTACCCCTGGTCCTGACCCTGATTGCCTTCTCGCTGATGGCGCGCAATGCGCCGGAGCGCCCGAAAGCCAAGTCGATGGGCGACTACTTCAAAGCCTTGGGCGACCGCGACAGCTGGTGGTTCATGTTCTTCTACAGCGTTACGTTCGGAGGCTTCATCGGTCTGGCCAGTGCCCTCCCCGGCTACTTCAACGATCAGTATGGCCTGAGCCCGGTGACGGCGGGCTACTACACCGCAGCCTGCGTGTTCGGCGGCAGCCTGATGCGCCCTCTTGGTGGCGCGCTGGCAGACCGCTTCGGCGGCATTCGCACCTTGTCCGGCATGTACGCGGTTGCCGCGATCTGCATCGCTGCTGTCGGTTTCAACCTGCCGAGCTCATGGGCCGCGCTGGCGCTGTTCGTCGCCGCCATGCTGGGCCTGGGCGCAGGTAACGGCGCGGTGTTCCAACTGGTGCCACAACGCTTTCGTAAAGAAATTGGCGTGATGACCGGCCTGATCGGCATGGCGGGCGGCATCGGCGGATTTCTCCTCGCCGCCGGTTTGGGTGCGATCAAGCAAAATACCGGCGACTATCAGCTGGGTCTGTGGCTGTTCGCTCTGCTCGGTGTGCTGGCATGGTTCGGCCTGATGAACGTCAAGCGCCGCTGGAGAACCACTTGGGGTTCCGCCGCCGTCACCGCTGCTCGCGTCTGAGCCTGACGGAGGTTGGCGATGAATCAACCGTTGACGTTGACCCCGGCCAAGGCAGTCGGCTTGCAGGTGCGCTTTGCCGAGTACAGCGCCAGCGGACCACGGGCTGAGAACCAGGACGCCACGCGCCTGGTCACCCCCGCGCCAGCGCTCGCCGCCAGCAAGGGATACCTGTTCGGGCTGGCGGACGGTGTCAGTCACTGTGCCGATGGCGGCCTGGCGTCCCGCTCGACCCTTCAGGCCCTGGCAATGGATTACTACGCCACGCCGGAAACCTGGGGCATCGCCCAGGCACTGGACCGCCTGCTGCTCGCACAGAATCGCTGGTTGCTGGCGAACGGTCTTTTGACCACGCTCAGCGCACTGGTCCTGCGCGGCCGTCGCTTTACCCTCGCCCATGTCGGTGACTCCCGGGTTTATCGCTGGCATGAAGGGGTGTTGCAGCGCATCAGCGAGGATCACGTCTGGGAGCAACCGGACATGCAGCACGTGCTCAAACGCGCGCTGGGCCTGGATCAATACGTGGTCATGGATTATCTGGACGGTGAACTGCGTCAGGGCGAACGTCTGCTGCTGATCAGCGACGGCGTCTGGTCGACGCTGAACGATGGGCGTATTCGTACGATTCTCAGCGAACAGCATGATCTGGACGCCGCCGTGCGGACGTTGGTCGACGCCGCGCACTTGTCTGGAAGCCAGGACAACGCCAGCGCCGTGCTGATCCAGATCGATCAGTTGGGCACCGATACGCTGGCCGATACGCTGATTCAGTTACAGCAGTGGCCGTTGCCGCCGTCACTCAAGCCTGGCCAGTCCTTCGAGGGCTGGCAGATCGAGCAGCGGCTGGGTGACTCACGGCAATCCTTGCTGTATCGGGTTCTCGACGCCGAGCGACAACCCTGGTTACTCAAAACCCTCCCCGACGCGCGTGACGATGAGCCCGGGGCCGGCCAGGCATTGCTGCTGGAAGAGTGGTTTCTGCGCCGGGTTGCCGGACGCTTTTTCCCACAAGTGCATCTCCTGCCTGATCGCCAGCATCTGTACTACGTCATGCGTGAGTACCCGGGCCAGACCTTGGCGCACACCTTCCGGCAACAGGGACCTATGGAGCTGGCGCGATGGTCAACCCTCGCGCGGGACCTGATAGGGGCTGTTGGCTTACTGCACCGACGCAATATCGTTCATCGCGACATCAAGCCGGAAAACGTGCTGATCGATGCCAACGGCGAGCTGCGCGTGCTGGATTTCGGCCTCGCCTTCTGCCCCGGTCTGTCTGCTGACGTCCAGGGCGATGTTCCTGGCACGCCGAGCTTTATCGCCCCCGAAGCGTTTGAAGGGGCCGAACCCGCGCCAGCACTCGACCTGTATGCCGCGAGCGTCACGCTGTATTTCCTGCTGACCGGGCACTATCCGTACGGAGAAATCGAGGCCTTTCAACACCGACGCTTCGGCAGCCCCATCCCCGTCAGCCGCTACCGCCCGGACGTACCCGAATGGATCGAGCATCATCTGGATCAGGCACTGCAAGCCGATCCGGCGAAACGCTTCGAAACGGCCGAACAATGGCTGCTGCAGCTCCAGCACGGCGAACTTGCGACCTTGAACACCCGGCCCAAACCTTTACTGGAACGCGAACCGCTCAAGGTCTGGCAAACCGTGGCACTGCTGTCGCTGGTGTTGAACCTGTTGTTGTGGATAGCGCTAATCAAACACTGACGCTGCCAACAGCGGGCATGAAGCAATTCCGCTTATCGCGCCATCCGCGAATACTTCTAAAGAAGAACGCATCGCAAAGCAGTTTCTTTTTCTCACCCGCCAGAAAAAGAAAAACCCGGCCGAGGCCGGGTTTTTCGTGAAGCGGGGGCTAATTACTTAGCTTGAGCTTCTACTTTCGCTTCTACGCGACGGTTTACAGCGCGGCCAGCTTCAGTTGCGTTGTCAGCAACTGGACGGGTTTCGCCGTAGCCAACCGAGTTCACGCGGTTAGCGCCAACACCGTACTGGTTAACCAGAACTTGTTTAACGGCGTTTGCACGACGCTCGGACAGTTTCTGGTTGTAAGCGTCAGGACCGACGGAGTCAGTGTGACCTTCAACAGTGGTGGTGGTTTGTGGGTACTGCTTCATGAAGTCAGCCAGGTTCTTGATGTCGCCGTAGCTGTTTGGCTTGACGACCGACTTGTTGAAGTCGAATTTCACGTCCAGCTCAACACGTACGACTTCAGCAACAGCCGGGCAACCGTTGGCATCAACAGTCACGTTAGCCGGGGTGTCCGGGCACTTGTCGACGTTATCGCAAACGCCGTCGTTGTCGCTGTCGGAGCACACTTCAGCAACTGGAGCAGGTGCGGCTTCAACTTTCTTGGAGCCACCACCGAAGTTCACACCGATACCGACGCTAGGCGCCCACTCGGTGTCGCCCTGGTCGATGTTGTACTGAGCTTCAACGCCAGCACGGGCGTAGAAGTTGTCGGTGAAGTAAAGCTTGGCACCGCCGCCGATGTTGGCGAAGGTGGAGCGGTTACGACCGCCGCTGCCGTTCTGACCGATGCTCTGATCGGAGAAACCAGCCGAGACGTACGGACGCAGCATGTCGCCCGGGTTGTTGAAGTGGTACAGAGCGTCCAGAGCGGTGTTCGCGCCCTTGATGTTCTTACCATCATCGCTACGGACGTTGTGAACTTCGTCGTAGCCCAGACGCAATTCAACGTCATCAGTCAGGAAGTAGCCAACCGAACCGCCGAACAGGTTGCCGTCGTTTTTGAAATTACGAGCGCTGTCGAACTGTTCTTTCTTGGCAAAGCCTTCGATTTCGACTGCGCCTTGGCCTTGTGCCAGAGCGCCGAACGAAGTTGCGGCAACAATAGTACCAATGGCCAAGCCCAAGGTGTTTTTCAGTTTCATCCGTTAAATCCCCATCTGGTGATTGTAAAGCGGTCCCCCTAACCGGGGGACAACTCGTCGGCAAGTCTATCAGAACTTGCCTGCCCGTTAGAGATATTTGCTCCGAGTTAAGTTTCGGTAACGCCTGCAAATTTCTCACGTAATTTATCGAGTGCCCTTTTGTACCGCATTTTCGTGGCACTCAGGCCCATGTGCATTATGTCTGCGATCTCCTGAAATTCCAGTTCTGCGACAAATCGAAGCACCAGAATCTCCCTGTCAATCGGGTTCACATGCACGAGCCAGCGATCGAGGCCGCCCTTCTCTTCCGGTTTCGGCGTCTTGTCTTCAGACGCTTCCTCGAGGGGGTCCAGACTCAAAGCGTCCATCAACCGACGCTTTCGTCGCTCCTTCCTGTACTGCGTGATGCATTCGTTGTAGGTGATGCTGTAGAGCCAGGTTTTGAACTTCGATTTCCCTTCGAAATTCTTCAACCCATACAACACCTTAAGCATCACTTCCTGACAGACATCGTCCGCATCGCGATCGTTCCCTAAATAGCGCGCGCAGACGTTAAAAAGTGTCCGCTGGTAACGTCGCATCAGCTCTTCGTAGGCCCGAGTCACGTGAAACAACTCGGCGTGCGAGCGCGCAACCAACTCCTCATCAGAGAGCTCGCGGGGGTCGTAACGCAGTGAGAGCGATTGGGGTTTATTCAAAACAGGTCGTGCCGACAGTCAGATAAATGTCCGCCTGGTCCCGGGACCTCCGGGATTTTGCGGCGGCATACATTAGCAGATTTGCCGGTTCAGCGGCTGCTCACTCGCTGCTCGAGAAGGATTCGGTTCGACAACGACACCAGTTCCCCTTCATCGGTCAGCAACGTGGTCTTCACCGTGCCAATCTCTTCGATCTGTCCTTCGACCTCTCCAATACGCACTTGTTGCCCTACCTGATACAACTCCCGCACATAAATTCCTGCCAGGATCTGGCTCGCGATTTCGCGGCTGCCCAGCCCCATGGCCAGCGCAACTGCCAGACCAACGGTAATCAATCCGATAACGATGACGTGGTTCAGCAGGTCGGTTTTGACCTCCAACTGGCTGATCGCCACCGAAATACTGATGATGATCACCAGCCACTGAGCGACACGCCCCAGGCCCGCCGCGTAATCCAGTCCGACGCCTTCTGCCGCGCCGCGAACGATACCGTTGACCAGCTGCGCCAACAATACGCCTACCAACAGTACCAGTGCCGCGCCAAACACCTTCGGCAGGTACAGCGCGAGCATGTCCAGGGTGGCCGATACACGCTCAAGGCCCAGGGACTCTGCCGCCGACACCAGGAAAATCAACAGCACGAACCAGTAGACGATCTTGCCGATCAGCGTCGAAATCGGAACCTGAATCCCTGCGCGACTGATCAGTTTCGTCAGGCCGGTGCCGCCCATCAAGCGATCCAGACCCAGTTTTGCCAACAGCTTGGATAACAGGGTGTCGAGCAGCTTGGCCACCACGAAACCCAACAGAACAACCACCAGAGCGCCGAACAGATTCGGGATGAAGTTCGCAACTTTGGTCCACAACGCAGTCATTGCGGTGACCAGGCTCTGTGTCCAGAGATCCAATTCCATATTCAATCAGCCTTGTCTTTGGCAGCGGTAAACGCAGTGCCGGCAATCGTCGCCTTGCGACGGGAAACAGGTGAAACGTGAGCCGAGCCGTTGTTCACGGCCATCATCAATGCTTGTGTGCAGCGGCCGAACAGGCTGAACAGATCGCCTGCACCGACCTGGCGGTTGGCCGTCTTCAGCACGCGCCCCAGTGCCGCATCATCATCCCGGCTGGAGGACGAGGAGTTAAGCATGTCTCGCAGTGATTCTTCAAACGGGTCGTGCATAGGCACCTCACGTGATGTCACTGAAAGACGCAGCCAATTTTGCCTGAGTCACACATCACACGGTAAACGACGTCGTTTTTTTCCATCAGACCCACCGCAGACGCTTCAACAACCACATCTGCCCCACCGCAACCACGACCATCAGCGTGCAGGCAAACACAAAACCATACGGATTATCCGAGCCTGGAATGCCGCCGACGTTGATACCCAGCAAACCGGTCAGGAAGCTCATGGGCAGGAAGATCCCGGTGATGATCCCGAAGCGGTACATGGTGCGGTTCATGCGTTCGTTGAGGCGTCTGTCTTCAGCCTCAAGCACCAGCCCAACGCGCTCCCGGGTCAATTCCAGTTCTTCCAGATAACGCGTCAGGCTGTTGTTCAATTCATTCCAGTAGTCAGCATCGTCGTCCAGAAACCATGGC
Proteins encoded:
- a CDS encoding nitrate/nitrite transporter, producing MNTSFWKAGHKPTLFAAFLYFDLSFMVWYLLGPLAVQIATDLHLTTQQRGLMVATPILAGAFLRFLMGMLADQLSPKTAGIIGQIIVIAALLCAWQLGIHSYEQALLLGVFLGMAGASFAVALPLASQWYPPQHQGKAMGIAGAGNSGTVFAALIAPVLAASFGWSNVFGFAVVPLVLTLIAFSLMARNAPERPKAKSMGDYFKALGDRDSWWFMFFYSVTFGGFIGLASALPGYFNDQYGLSPVTAGYYTAACVFGGSLMRPLGGALADRFGGIRTLSGMYAVAAICIAAVGFNLPSSWAALALFVAAMLGLGAGNGAVFQLVPQRFRKEIGVMTGLIGMAGGIGGFLLAAGLGAIKQNTGDYQLGLWLFALLGVLAWFGLMNVKRRWRTTWGSAAVTAARV
- a CDS encoding quinone-dependent dihydroorotate dehydrogenase yields the protein MYNLARQLLFKLSPETSHDLSIDLIGAGGRLGLNGLLTKAPVRLPVTVMGLQFPNPVGLAAGLDKNGAAIDGFAQLGFGFVEIGTVTPRPQPGNPKPRIFRLPHAEAIINRMGFNNLGVDNLISRVQAAQYNGVLGINIGKNFDTPVERAVDDYLICLDKVYTHASYITVNVSSPNTPGLRSLQFGDSLKQLLEALRVRQEALTLAHGKRVPLAIKIAPDMSDEETVLVASALLESGMDAVIATNTTLSRVGVEGLPHGDEAGGLSGAPVREKSTHIVKVLASELGGKLPIIAAGGITEGKHAAEKIAAGASLVQIYSGFIYKGPALIRESVDAIAAMPK
- a CDS encoding mechanosensitive ion channel family protein, translating into MELDLWTQSLVTAMTALWTKVANFIPNLFGALVVVLLGFVVAKLLDTLLSKLLAKLGLDRLMGGTGLTKLISRAGIQVPISTLIGKIVYWFVLLIFLVSAAESLGLERVSATLDMLALYLPKVFGAALVLLVGVLLAQLVNGIVRGAAEGVGLDYAAGLGRVAQWLVIIISISVAISQLEVKTDLLNHVIVIGLITVGLAVALAMGLGSREIASQILAGIYVRELYQVGQQVRIGEVEGQIEEIGTVKTTLLTDEGELVSLSNRILLEQRVSSR
- a CDS encoding OmpA family protein, whose translation is MKLKNTLGLAIGTIVAATSFGALAQGQGAVEIEGFAKKEQFDSARNFKNDGNLFGGSVGYFLTDDVELRLGYDEVHNVRSDDGKNIKGANTALDALYHFNNPGDMLRPYVSAGFSDQSIGQNGSGGRNRSTFANIGGGAKLYFTDNFYARAGVEAQYNIDQGDTEWAPSVGIGVNFGGGSKKVEAAPAPVAEVCSDSDNDGVCDNVDKCPDTPANVTVDANGCPAVAEVVRVELDVKFDFNKSVVKPNSYGDIKNLADFMKQYPQTTTTVEGHTDSVGPDAYNQKLSERRANAVKQVLVNQYGVGANRVNSVGYGETRPVADNATEAGRAVNRRVEAKVEAQAK
- a CDS encoding ANTAR domain-containing response regulator; protein product: MLRILLINDTPKKVGRLKAALSEAGFEVIDESGLIIDLPERVQAVRPDVILIDTESPGRDVLEQVVLITRDLPRPIVMFTDEHDPGVMRQAIKSGVSAYIVEGIHAQRLQPILDVAMARFESDQDLRAQLQARDQQLAERKRIETAKGLLMKMKSCTEDEAYTLMRRQAMSRQQKLVQVAEQIIAMSELLG
- a CDS encoding CmpA/NrtA family ABC transporter substrate-binding protein, giving the protein MNDTLDTPLAWVNGSDAPELTTIDVGFMALTDAASLIIAATQGFAQPYGLNINLHRQPSWASLRDKLVSGELHAAHSLYGLVYAAQLGIGGPAKDMAVLMGLNQNGQSINLSRALQEQSVTTPEALDRRTHQSGTKLTFAQTFPTGNHAMWLYYWLASQGIHPLQDVDSVVVPPPQMVEHLKAQRIDGFCVGEPWGASAVSQNLGFTLATTQAIWPDHPEKVLGCSLEFVQRYPNTSRALVMAVLEASRFIEESPENRRSTAHMLSGSDYVNAAVEDIEGRLLGQYSDGLGNDWQDHHAASFHRNGEVNMPYLSDGMWFMTQFRRWGLLREDPDYLNVARQVQQLALYRQAAEALNIPVPAQAMRSSQLIDGKVWDGSDPVGYAHGFKLHALADTVPASIDH
- the rmf gene encoding ribosome modulation factor; translation: MRRLKRDPLERAFSRGYQYGVTGKSRELCPFTLPSVRQAWINGWREGRGDNWDGMTGTAGIHRLNELHAVG
- a CDS encoding CrfX protein; translated protein: MHDPFEESLRDMLNSSSSSRDDDAALGRVLKTANRQVGAGDLFSLFGRCTQALMMAVNNGSAHVSPVSRRKATIAGTAFTAAKDKAD
- the sigX gene encoding RNA polymerase sigma factor SigX, whose product is MNKPQSLSLRYDPRELSDEELVARSHAELFHVTRAYEELMRRYQRTLFNVCARYLGNDRDADDVCQEVMLKVLYGLKNFEGKSKFKTWLYSITYNECITQYRKERRKRRLMDALSLDPLEEASEDKTPKPEEKGGLDRWLVHVNPIDREILVLRFVAELEFQEIADIMHMGLSATKMRYKRALDKLREKFAGVTET
- a CDS encoding bifunctional protein-serine/threonine kinase/phosphatase — encoded protein: MNQPLTLTPAKAVGLQVRFAEYSASGPRAENQDATRLVTPAPALAASKGYLFGLADGVSHCADGGLASRSTLQALAMDYYATPETWGIAQALDRLLLAQNRWLLANGLLTTLSALVLRGRRFTLAHVGDSRVYRWHEGVLQRISEDHVWEQPDMQHVLKRALGLDQYVVMDYLDGELRQGERLLLISDGVWSTLNDGRIRTILSEQHDLDAAVRTLVDAAHLSGSQDNASAVLIQIDQLGTDTLADTLIQLQQWPLPPSLKPGQSFEGWQIEQRLGDSRQSLLYRVLDAERQPWLLKTLPDARDDEPGAGQALLLEEWFLRRVAGRFFPQVHLLPDRQHLYYVMREYPGQTLAHTFRQQGPMELARWSTLARDLIGAVGLLHRRNIVHRDIKPENVLIDANGELRVLDFGLAFCPGLSADVQGDVPGTPSFIAPEAFEGAEPAPALDLYAASVTLYFLLTGHYPYGEIEAFQHRRFGSPIPVSRYRPDVPEWIEHHLDQALQADPAKRFETAEQWLLQLQHGELATLNTRPKPLLEREPLKVWQTVALLSLVLNLLLWIALIKH